Proteins encoded within one genomic window of Bradyrhizobium sp. CB1717:
- a CDS encoding LysR family transcriptional regulator: MNVTLRQLRAFTGVYRTRSITRAARELGITQSAASLLIQQLESQLGVKLFDRSTRSVQPTLAADEAFHAAERMLSDAQGLSRRMRDLAQARAGRVAFLASAGAASALLPLVLARFRASHPDIEIDMRDVAADDLVPRLSAADAEFAIGSVEGEFADMTIETLTSGRLSAIGRRTADFAARRALTWDELAQLPTIAMRRETRIRMQIDQALSAQGKRLDPTYEVTLINTALAMTAQGLGLAILPATMLPADQFPTLIARPLVRPALTRPVSLLQRQGRTLSPAAQAFVATARAVLAGRAAPASG; the protein is encoded by the coding sequence ATGAATGTCACCTTGCGCCAATTGCGGGCCTTCACAGGCGTGTACCGGACACGCAGCATCACGCGGGCCGCCCGCGAGCTCGGAATCACGCAATCGGCGGCGAGCCTGTTGATCCAGCAGCTCGAGAGCCAGCTCGGCGTCAAACTGTTCGACCGCTCCACGCGCTCGGTGCAGCCGACGCTGGCCGCCGACGAAGCCTTCCACGCCGCCGAGCGCATGCTGAGCGATGCGCAGGGCCTGTCGCGCCGGATGCGCGACCTCGCGCAGGCCCGCGCCGGCCGCGTCGCGTTTCTCGCCTCGGCCGGCGCCGCCTCGGCGCTGCTGCCCCTGGTGCTCGCAAGATTCCGCGCCAGCCATCCCGACATCGAGATCGACATGCGCGATGTTGCCGCCGACGATCTCGTCCCGCGCCTGAGCGCGGCCGACGCGGAGTTCGCGATCGGCAGCGTGGAAGGCGAATTCGCCGACATGACGATCGAGACGCTGACAAGCGGCCGCCTCAGCGCCATCGGCCGCCGCACCGCGGACTTCGCCGCACGCCGTGCCCTCACATGGGACGAGCTGGCGCAACTGCCGACCATCGCGATGCGCCGCGAGACGCGGATCCGCATGCAGATCGATCAGGCACTTAGCGCGCAGGGCAAGCGCCTCGATCCAACCTATGAAGTGACGCTGATCAACACCGCGCTCGCCATGACCGCGCAGGGCCTTGGCCTCGCCATCCTCCCCGCCACGATGCTGCCGGCCGACCAGTTTCCGACGCTGATCGCAAGGCCGTTGGTGCGGCCCGCCCTCACGCGGCCGGTGTCGCTGCTGCAGCGTCAGGGCCGAACGCTGTCGCCGGCGGCGCAGGCGTTTGTGGCGACGGCGCGGGCGGTGCTGGCGGGCCGAGCGGCACCGGCATCAGGCTGA